Part of the Vigna angularis cultivar LongXiaoDou No.4 chromosome 1, ASM1680809v1, whole genome shotgun sequence genome, TTGTGGGAATTGTACTTGTGAGAATAAAACGGATTTGATTCTGTTTTTGACACGATGGTTGGTTGCAGGTCTGTGCCTCCTCTTATATGTAATAACTAAtttctgagaaaaaaaaaagaagtaaataaaAAGGGCATGGATTACGAACACAACAGTTGGATTTGGGAGGGGGTAAACTACTACCCGCGCGTGTTTGGGGGTCTAATGGTTACAGCAGCCTTGCTGGGGTTGTCAACCAGCTACTTTGGTGGGATTGGTGTTCCTTATTTGTCACTGCCATGTTCTTGGTCTAATTTGGGGATTTTCCACAAGAAGAAGTCTGGGAAGAGGCGCATTCGGGTTTACATGGATGGATGTTTTGATCTGATGCATTATGGCCATGCCAATGCTCTCAGACAAGCAAAGGCTCTTGGAGATGAATTGGTTGTGGGTCTCGTGAGTGATGAGGAGATCGTGGCCAATAAAGGACCACCCGTTTTGTCTATGTCAGAAAggtataaattttgattttgtatgGTCTTTTCAATTCTAAAGTCTTGTGTCGGTGATTCTGAAAACCGAGTTATGGATTATCTTGTAGGCTGGCCCTTGTCAGTGGATTGAAATGGGTGGATGAGGTCATAACCGATGCTCCTTATGCAATTACTGAGAAATTCTTGGATCGTCTCTTTCATGAATACAAAATTGACTATGTCATACACGGTGATGATCCGTGCCTGCTTCCAGACGGAACAGATGCATATGCTGCAGCAAAGAAAGCTGGTCGTTACAAGCAAATTAAGCGTACTGAAGGAGTTTCCAGTACAGATATCGTAGGTACTAAGCTTCTATTCATATCATATCAGGATACTGACACGACATCATCTGCTGAGGGGTAAATAAGCTTGCAGGAAAAATCTGGTGTGATACGTTTGTATGAAGTTGTGGTTCTTTAGATGAAAAATATTACCCGAGTTCTCTAATATTGGGGCttgatataaatgtttttttatgctTCAACGACTATTGTGAATCATTAAGCTTATAATGTGTTTGATTTAACAATGCTTTATACAGGGAGAATACTGTCttctttaagaaataaaaaaagttgtgaaGATCATAATGGCAGTGAGGTAAAACCTCAAGAAGAAAACCCATCACAGGCTTCCCACATAGCTCAATTTCTACCAACTTCCCGACGTATTGTCCAGTTTTCAAATGGCAAGGTATTTTTGTTTGCTTGTGTCATGCCTGTTCTTTAGAAGAACACACTCGGTTCACAATTTTCTCTGGTGATTTTTTAGTTGAAAATATTCTTGCTGTTTCTTTGAGAGCTACCCTAAAACAATACCAAGATTTATACGGATTTACTTAATACAACAAAAATGACTTAAATTTATGTTACACTTAAAAGGTTCACATTGGAGGCAATTTGTCTTTTTTGTTACAGTTTGTGGAATTTTTGTTTGTGATAATTCATCGTCACTCCATCTTATTGTAGGGTCCTGGACCAAATGCACGTATTGTATACATTGACGGGGCTTTTGATCTCTTTCACGCAGGCCATGTTGAGGTACAGATAAATATTGAAATCAAAGCGCAtgccattttatttatttgttgtcttatttatttgtcTGAGTTCTTTCAGATACTTAAGAAGGCTAGGGAGCTTGGAGATTTTCTTCTAGTTGGAATCCACTCAGATGAGACCGTGAGGTATATATTTACTATTGAATATGAGTATTATCCAGTTGGTGTTAACGACAGATAAGAAACTAACAAATTTTCTGCAGTGAGCATAGAGGAAATCACTATCCAATCATGCATCTGCATGAGCGTAGCCTTAGTGTGTTAGCTTCTCGTTATGTTGATGAAGTTATTATTGGTTCACCTTGGGAAATTACAAAGGACATGGTAAGTCTCTGATTCTACATTTTCTGGATTTCGTTCAAGTagttttaccatttttttaaaatgtttcgTCAAACTTCACCTCCCCACTATTctcttaaaaacataaattttgcAAATACAATTTTGTTTTGGTAATTTGAACCGACTGGATATTTTCATTACAATGAGGTCTATTTTCTATTGACACATCCATCGCTGCATCTGAAGAGTTGTTGCACATAATTTGAATTCATTGGATATTTTCATTATGATGATAATGTTTATTTTGGAATCAAACAGATCACCACTTTTAATATCTCACTAGTTGTGCATGGTACTATTGCTGAGAAGTCATTAAATGTAAGTGCACCTTTAGTTTTTCAGTTCACTTGGTATACGATATCATTTTCCTATGTTCACATATTTCTGAACAAGTTTTAATATGCAGTGTGAGCTAGATCCATATGAGGTCCCCAAGAGCATGGGAATATTCCGTTTGCTCGAAAGCCCAAAAGATATTACTACTGCCACTGTAGCCCAAAGGATAATGGCCAATCA contains:
- the LOC108322961 gene encoding ethanolamine-phosphate cytidylyltransferase produces the protein MDYEHNSWIWEGVNYYPRVFGGLMVTAALLGLSTSYFGGIGVPYLSLPCSWSNLGIFHKKKSGKRRIRVYMDGCFDLMHYGHANALRQAKALGDELVVGLVSDEEIVANKGPPVLSMSERLALVSGLKWVDEVITDAPYAITEKFLDRLFHEYKIDYVIHGDDPCLLPDGTDAYAAAKKAGRYKQIKRTEGVSSTDIVGRILSSLRNKKSCEDHNGSEVKPQEENPSQASHIAQFLPTSRRIVQFSNGKGPGPNARIVYIDGAFDLFHAGHVEILKKARELGDFLLVGIHSDETVSEHRGNHYPIMHLHERSLSVLASRYVDEVIIGSPWEITKDMITTFNISLVVHGTIAEKSLNCELDPYEVPKSMGIFRLLESPKDITTATVAQRIMANHEAYVKRNAKKTRSEQRYYEEKKFVSGD